Proteins from a single region of Nocardiopsis dassonvillei subsp. dassonvillei DSM 43111:
- a CDS encoding ABC transporter ATP-binding protein produces MTDRTVSADPRPEPGAAPAGDAGDAPPPVLSLRGAHQVFSTPRGDVPAVAGVDLDVRPGRVLCLVGESGCGKTTSARMAAGLADPVRGSVLFRGRDVAEMDRSERRRFRRSVQFIHQDPYASLNPVRTVYSTVSAGLRRHGLVKDRHEARRATAELLRRVDLTPAEEYLDKYPHQMSGGQRQRVAVARALAMEPEVIIADESTSMLDVSIRVSLLNTLGALRDDLGVGFLFITHDLAVAKYFAWEGEIAVMYLGRIVEHGPTPRVVNDPRHPYTKALIDAVCEPDPDLAHGRERIRLRSSEIPDLTDLPSGCDFHPRCPLYEEGRCDTVRPPLAPAHDRLLACHVVGRG; encoded by the coding sequence GTGACTGACCGGACCGTTTCAGCGGACCCGCGGCCCGAGCCCGGTGCCGCACCCGCCGGCGACGCAGGGGACGCCCCGCCGCCGGTGCTCAGCCTGCGCGGCGCGCACCAGGTCTTCTCCACCCCGCGCGGCGACGTGCCCGCCGTGGCGGGGGTCGACCTGGACGTGCGCCCCGGACGGGTGCTGTGCCTGGTCGGGGAGTCCGGCTGCGGCAAGACCACCAGCGCCCGCATGGCCGCGGGCCTGGCCGACCCGGTCCGGGGCTCCGTGCTCTTCCGGGGCAGGGACGTCGCGGAAATGGACCGGAGCGAGCGGAGACGCTTCCGCCGCTCGGTCCAGTTCATCCACCAGGACCCCTACGCCTCGCTCAACCCCGTGCGCACCGTCTACTCGACCGTCTCCGCGGGGCTGCGCCGCCACGGCCTGGTCAAGGACAGGCACGAGGCCCGCCGGGCCACCGCCGAACTCCTGCGGCGGGTCGACCTCACCCCGGCCGAGGAGTACCTCGACAAGTACCCGCACCAGATGTCCGGCGGCCAGCGCCAGCGCGTGGCCGTGGCCCGCGCCCTGGCGATGGAACCCGAGGTGATCATCGCCGACGAGTCCACCTCGATGCTCGACGTGTCCATCCGGGTCAGCCTGCTCAACACCCTCGGCGCACTGCGCGACGACCTCGGCGTGGGCTTCCTGTTCATCACGCACGACCTGGCCGTGGCCAAGTACTTCGCCTGGGAGGGCGAGATCGCCGTCATGTACCTGGGCAGGATCGTCGAGCACGGTCCCACCCCGCGCGTGGTCAACGATCCCCGACACCCCTACACCAAGGCGCTCATCGACGCCGTCTGCGAACCGGACCCCGACCTGGCGCACGGCCGGGAACGGATCAGGCTGCGCAGCTCCGAGATCCCCGACCTGACGGACCTGCCGTCCGGGTGCGACTTCCACCCGCGCTGCCCCCTCTACGAGGAGGGCCGCTGCGACACCGTCCGGCCGCCGCTGGCCCCCGCGCACGACCGGCTGCTCGCCTGCCACGTCGTCGGCCGGGGCTGA
- a CDS encoding ABC transporter substrate-binding protein, whose product MRDLSRRRLLRTIGLGAAGVAGAGVLSSCAGGDNAESGATQFTGVFDFDLAAQTRNVAVEDGALLMNSVYADLFLPAGAFYNWETHEWDYLLLENSAWEGDDLVVTLRPGLKWSDGTDLTAEDLHQNYAIRVLEAPAWSVGFPQITELERLDDLSVRARFGNPFPGIELQVVKHRIFSKSTYGDFGERAITMVADGVRQGDDEHTEFNAEFIEFNPEEIITSGPYTFDRAQMSDARITLVRESTGYRGEEVNFEEVVVHKGDNRQASLLIQQGEVDYSTLATSAADQQAFRGVEGFRWIEHPGYDGCGLMFNYAAKPELKDVRVRKALKHLLDSDQIGQVARGEAYDRVRYYSGLVDLQTEQIFTPEELAEFAAYDHDPDRATELLEEAGWTKEGGVWHTAEGQEASYEIIGVAGWGDFELTATQVEEAWNAFGIKTTARNVPADNPWGIWAAGDFEVAVRHWGNPEIPQYWGAFQMNFLVENARTGETPGQDFDLKVDSPSRGEVDLEALVEVAKTAQTEEEQTEALKTMAIVFNELLPRIPIWTYKYLAPALEGARVESFPEDHPAAQNQIYRDNHIILSLMQGGLEAAG is encoded by the coding sequence ATGCGGGACCTGAGCCGCAGGCGCCTGCTCCGGACGATCGGCCTCGGCGCGGCGGGCGTCGCCGGCGCCGGAGTGCTGTCCTCCTGCGCGGGCGGCGACAACGCCGAGAGCGGCGCCACGCAGTTCACCGGCGTCTTCGACTTCGACCTGGCCGCCCAGACGCGCAACGTCGCCGTGGAGGACGGCGCGCTGCTGATGAACTCCGTGTACGCCGACCTCTTCCTGCCCGCGGGCGCGTTCTACAACTGGGAGACCCACGAGTGGGACTACCTGCTCCTGGAGAACAGCGCCTGGGAGGGCGACGACCTCGTCGTGACCCTGCGCCCGGGCCTGAAGTGGAGCGACGGCACCGACCTGACCGCCGAGGACCTGCACCAGAACTACGCCATCCGGGTCCTGGAGGCGCCCGCGTGGTCGGTGGGCTTCCCGCAGATCACCGAGTTGGAGCGGCTGGACGACCTCAGCGTCCGCGCGCGCTTCGGCAACCCCTTCCCCGGCATCGAGCTCCAGGTCGTCAAGCACCGGATCTTCTCCAAGTCGACCTACGGCGACTTCGGGGAGCGCGCGATCACGATGGTGGCCGACGGCGTCCGCCAGGGCGACGACGAGCACACCGAGTTCAACGCCGAGTTCATCGAGTTCAACCCCGAGGAGATCATCACCAGCGGGCCCTACACCTTCGACCGGGCCCAGATGTCCGACGCGCGGATCACCCTGGTGCGCGAGAGCACCGGCTACCGGGGCGAGGAGGTGAACTTCGAGGAGGTGGTCGTCCACAAGGGTGACAACCGCCAGGCCTCCCTGCTCATCCAGCAGGGCGAGGTCGACTACTCGACCCTGGCCACCTCCGCCGCCGACCAGCAGGCGTTCCGCGGCGTCGAGGGGTTCCGGTGGATCGAGCACCCCGGCTACGACGGCTGCGGACTGATGTTCAACTACGCGGCCAAGCCCGAGCTCAAGGACGTTCGGGTGCGCAAGGCGCTCAAGCACCTGCTCGACAGCGACCAGATCGGCCAGGTGGCCCGGGGCGAGGCCTACGACCGGGTGCGGTACTACTCCGGGCTGGTCGACCTCCAGACCGAGCAGATCTTCACCCCCGAGGAGCTCGCGGAGTTCGCCGCCTACGACCACGACCCGGACCGGGCCACCGAACTGCTGGAGGAGGCGGGCTGGACCAAGGAGGGCGGGGTCTGGCACACCGCCGAGGGTCAGGAGGCCAGCTACGAGATCATCGGCGTCGCGGGCTGGGGCGACTTCGAGCTGACCGCCACCCAGGTGGAGGAGGCCTGGAACGCCTTCGGTATCAAGACGACCGCGCGCAACGTGCCCGCGGACAACCCGTGGGGCATCTGGGCCGCAGGTGACTTCGAGGTGGCCGTGCGCCACTGGGGCAACCCGGAGATCCCGCAGTACTGGGGCGCCTTCCAGATGAACTTCCTGGTGGAGAACGCCCGCACCGGCGAGACCCCGGGGCAGGACTTCGACCTGAAGGTGGACAGCCCCAGCCGGGGCGAGGTGGACCTGGAGGCGCTGGTCGAGGTCGCCAAGACCGCGCAGACCGAGGAGGAGCAGACCGAGGCCCTCAAGACGATGGCGATCGTCTTCAACGAGCTGCTGCCGCGCATCCCGATCTGGACCTACAAGTACCTGGCCCCGGCCCTGGAGGGCGCGCGGGTGGAGTCCTTCCCCGAGGACCACCCCGCCGCCCAGAACCAGATCTACCGGGACAACCACATCATCCTGTCGCTGATGCAGGGCGGCCTGGAGGCTGCCGGGTAG
- the ccrA gene encoding crotonyl-CoA carboxylase/reductase, whose amino-acid sequence MPKDLYDLGEVPPLGHVPARMHAFTLRRERYGQPREAFAREVVPVPRLEPGHVLVYTMSAGINYNNVWAAMGHPVDVIAMREKVGAAEEYHIGGSDGAGVVWAVGEGVRGVEVGDHVIIAPGQWDESADDIRMGRDPIASQSMRVWGYENNFGSFGQFTLVRDIQCHRKPENLPWDVAGGFLVSAATAYRQLFGWEPNVVRPGDPVLIWGGAGGLGTSAIQLARQVGGKPVAVVSTEDKARMCRELGAVGVIQRTEFDHWGRVPDEGDTQAYASWMRGVRAFGKRFWEELGERRAPRIVFEHTGADTLPTSLYLCDNAGMVVLCGATSGFQADVDLRFLWMRLKRLQGSHFASPAQCRMVIDLVAGGQLDPCVTRIVEFDEIGEAHQLIRDNAQPPGNMSALVNARAGQTGLDV is encoded by the coding sequence ATGCCCAAGGACCTGTACGACCTCGGCGAGGTGCCCCCGCTGGGCCACGTGCCCGCGCGCATGCACGCCTTCACCCTCCGGCGGGAGCGCTACGGCCAGCCCCGCGAGGCCTTCGCGCGCGAGGTCGTTCCCGTGCCCCGCCTCGAACCCGGGCACGTCCTCGTCTACACGATGTCCGCGGGCATCAACTACAACAACGTCTGGGCGGCCATGGGCCACCCCGTGGACGTCATCGCCATGCGCGAGAAGGTCGGGGCCGCGGAGGAGTACCACATCGGCGGCTCCGACGGCGCCGGGGTCGTCTGGGCCGTGGGCGAGGGGGTCCGCGGCGTGGAGGTCGGCGACCACGTCATCATCGCCCCGGGCCAGTGGGACGAGAGCGCCGACGACATCCGCATGGGCCGCGACCCCATCGCCTCGCAGAGCATGCGTGTCTGGGGCTACGAGAACAACTTCGGCTCCTTCGGCCAGTTCACCCTGGTGCGCGACATCCAGTGCCACCGCAAGCCAGAGAACCTGCCCTGGGACGTGGCGGGCGGCTTCCTGGTGAGCGCGGCCACCGCCTACCGCCAGCTCTTCGGGTGGGAGCCCAACGTGGTCCGCCCCGGCGACCCCGTGCTGATCTGGGGCGGGGCCGGGGGTCTGGGCACCTCGGCCATCCAGCTGGCCCGGCAGGTGGGCGGCAAGCCGGTCGCGGTGGTCTCCACCGAGGACAAGGCGCGGATGTGCCGCGAACTGGGCGCGGTCGGTGTGATCCAGCGGACCGAGTTCGACCACTGGGGGAGGGTTCCGGATGAGGGGGACACCCAGGCCTACGCCTCCTGGATGCGTGGGGTACGCGCCTTCGGCAAGCGCTTCTGGGAGGAGCTGGGGGAGCGGCGCGCGCCCCGGATCGTGTTCGAGCACACCGGCGCCGACACCCTGCCGACCTCGCTCTACCTGTGTGACAACGCCGGGATGGTGGTGCTGTGCGGCGCCACCTCGGGCTTCCAGGCCGACGTTGACCTGCGCTTCCTGTGGATGCGGCTCAAGCGCCTCCAGGGATCGCACTTCGCCTCCCCGGCACAGTGCCGTATGGTGATCGACCTCGTCGCGGGCGGCCAGCTCGACCCGTGTGTGACGAGGATCGTGGAGTTCGACGAGATCGGGGAGGCCCATCAGTTGATCCGGGACAACGCCCAGCCGCCGGGGAACATGTCCGCGCTGGTCAACGCCCGCGCGGGGCAGACCGGGCTGGACGTCTAG
- a CDS encoding ATP-binding protein yields MHHPVHPHSQNSGRASDRDSAQPTGGSAPESGATERGDAAPPATGPFSGSAENGYRPASRTSVPNPYTTRRVNVDDVDTGASPVNQWRGVGLDEPEPRTPPITATTDTMTDTSSPTERAERPQAPAAQTQAAPADTTPQPAPRPEQAGRQRAEAPHGRTRLPEEQGRSPRPEQADSHRQDPPQAADDHRRTEQPQADAPQADDHRQPEQPQAAAPAQGHQQPPQAWPAPQPYQVPGERPAAPQVQGQHGYAQQPVPGPVGHDPYAAPAPYQAPPGAQYGPYHPAGQEPHHPYPPHPQAAPAPYPAAPPQHGGYAPQPQGQHPYPAQPAHYPAQYPPQPLVTYQSAYPAPFQPPGYVMHGQPMFYPGQYNPYGQPVQHIIVLTAGQQPQVISAESASTLFAEHAETRTDSAEREDRALTRAGSGTDAGKEQPEREEEREAPAEAAAEPAEAAPEAPAETLTERRAALMDAIAPAAAAAPAPSEGGDSLLNEALAGLAMRDLSLVDALLEMVEELETDAQDPDLLDKLFQIDNFATRMRRNGENFLVLTGHDGGESDAHDEIVPLLDVARAATSEIKDYPRVRMGKIPQTSITGMAADDISHLLAELLDNATANSPEHSQVVISAQQMTDGRLMIVVEDEGVGIPEGQLAELNDRLAGEPVLDADVPRHMGLYVASRIAKKHGLEARLEPRSFRGVSAYAIIPKELLRVATPRTPGQARTSTVPASAPPAKPVAPAPAPARPAANGTGRPSAASGSAVTSAGLPRRSATPHGSPLRMMPRPGQKPDAAPQAREDTPPRLTGEARAEQIRDELGDFFDGEREAREGGDEPKDDKK; encoded by the coding sequence GTGCATCATCCCGTGCATCCGCACTCGCAGAATTCCGGCCGCGCGTCGGACCGGGACAGCGCCCAGCCCACGGGCGGGTCCGCTCCCGAGTCGGGCGCGACGGAGCGCGGCGACGCCGCGCCCCCCGCGACCGGCCCCTTCTCCGGCTCCGCCGAGAACGGGTACCGACCCGCCTCCAGGACCAGCGTCCCCAACCCCTACACGACCCGGCGGGTGAACGTCGACGACGTGGACACCGGGGCCTCCCCGGTCAACCAGTGGCGCGGCGTGGGCCTGGACGAGCCCGAGCCGCGTACCCCACCCATCACCGCCACCACGGACACCATGACTGACACCTCCTCACCGACAGAGCGCGCGGAGCGGCCCCAGGCCCCCGCGGCGCAGACGCAGGCGGCGCCCGCGGACACCACGCCGCAGCCGGCCCCGCGGCCCGAGCAGGCGGGGCGGCAGCGGGCCGAGGCCCCGCACGGGCGGACGCGGCTCCCCGAGGAGCAGGGCCGCTCGCCCCGGCCCGAACAGGCGGACTCCCACCGACAGGACCCGCCGCAGGCCGCTGACGACCACCGCCGGACCGAGCAGCCGCAGGCCGACGCGCCCCAGGCCGACGACCACCGCCAGCCGGAGCAGCCGCAGGCCGCCGCGCCCGCCCAGGGCCACCAGCAGCCTCCCCAGGCGTGGCCCGCGCCCCAGCCCTACCAGGTGCCGGGCGAGCGCCCCGCGGCCCCGCAGGTGCAGGGCCAGCACGGGTACGCCCAGCAGCCGGTCCCCGGTCCGGTCGGCCACGACCCCTACGCGGCCCCCGCGCCCTACCAGGCGCCCCCCGGCGCGCAGTACGGCCCCTACCACCCGGCCGGGCAGGAGCCCCACCACCCCTACCCGCCGCACCCGCAGGCCGCCCCGGCGCCCTACCCCGCCGCGCCGCCGCAGCACGGCGGTTACGCGCCCCAGCCGCAGGGCCAGCACCCCTACCCGGCGCAGCCCGCGCACTACCCGGCGCAGTACCCGCCCCAGCCGCTGGTCACCTACCAGAGCGCCTACCCGGCGCCCTTCCAGCCCCCCGGCTACGTCATGCACGGCCAGCCGATGTTCTACCCGGGCCAGTACAACCCCTACGGCCAGCCGGTCCAGCACATCATCGTGCTCACCGCCGGACAGCAGCCGCAGGTGATCAGCGCCGAGTCGGCCAGCACGCTCTTCGCCGAGCACGCCGAGACCCGGACCGACTCCGCCGAGCGCGAGGACCGGGCCCTGACCCGCGCGGGCTCCGGCACGGACGCGGGCAAGGAGCAGCCCGAGCGGGAAGAGGAGCGGGAGGCCCCGGCCGAGGCCGCCGCGGAGCCCGCCGAAGCGGCTCCCGAGGCCCCCGCCGAGACGCTGACCGAGCGCAGGGCGGCCCTCATGGACGCGATCGCCCCCGCCGCCGCGGCCGCCCCCGCGCCCTCCGAGGGCGGCGACAGCCTCCTCAACGAGGCCCTCGCGGGTCTGGCCATGCGCGACCTGTCGCTCGTGGACGCCCTGCTGGAGATGGTCGAGGAGCTGGAGACCGACGCCCAGGACCCCGACCTGCTCGACAAGCTCTTCCAGATCGACAACTTCGCGACCCGTATGCGGCGCAACGGGGAAAACTTCCTGGTGCTCACCGGACATGACGGCGGCGAGTCCGACGCCCACGACGAGATCGTCCCCCTGCTCGACGTGGCCCGCGCCGCCACCTCCGAGATCAAGGACTACCCCCGCGTCCGGATGGGCAAGATCCCGCAGACCTCCATCACCGGTATGGCGGCCGACGACATCAGCCACCTGCTCGCCGAACTGCTGGACAACGCCACCGCCAACTCGCCCGAGCACTCCCAGGTCGTCATCAGCGCCCAGCAGATGACCGACGGGCGCCTCATGATCGTCGTCGAGGACGAGGGCGTGGGCATCCCCGAGGGGCAGCTCGCCGAACTCAACGACCGCCTCGCCGGCGAACCCGTCCTGGACGCCGACGTGCCCCGCCACATGGGCCTGTACGTCGCCAGCCGGATCGCCAAGAAGCACGGGCTGGAAGCCAGGCTCGAACCCCGATCCTTCCGCGGGGTGAGCGCCTACGCGATCATCCCCAAGGAGCTGCTGCGCGTGGCCACGCCGCGAACCCCCGGACAGGCCCGCACCTCGACCGTCCCGGCGAGCGCCCCGCCCGCCAAGCCCGTCGCGCCCGCCCCGGCTCCCGCCCGCCCCGCCGCCAACGGCACGGGCAGGCCCTCCGCGGCGAGCGGTTCGGCGGTGACCTCCGCCGGGCTGCCCCGGCGCAGCGCCACCCCGCACGGATCGCCCCTGCGGATGATGCCCCGCCCCGGGCAGAAGCCGGACGCCGCGCCCCAGGCCCGCGAGGACACCCCGCCCAGGCTCACCGGCGAGGCCCGGGCCGAGCAGATCCGCGACGAGCTCGGCGACTTCTTCGACGGCGAGCGCGAGGCCCGCGAGGGCGGCGACGAGCCCAAGGACGACAAGAAGTGA
- a CDS encoding roadblock/LC7 domain-containing protein: protein MTESVNDSVENFSWLIDRFVRDVRGVEHAVVVSSDGLVLTHSSDFPEEHAEQLAAIASGLHSLAVGGANLFQRGECEQLLVRFNHGHLFIMAISDGSCMAVLTAPGTELKIVGFQMTKLVENVAHVLTPQLRSQLREVIQN, encoded by the coding sequence ATGACTGAATCCGTGAACGACAGTGTTGAGAACTTCTCCTGGCTCATCGACCGCTTCGTCCGTGACGTGCGCGGTGTCGAGCACGCCGTCGTGGTCTCCTCCGACGGCCTGGTCCTGACACACTCCAGCGACTTCCCCGAGGAGCACGCCGAGCAGCTCGCGGCCATCGCCAGCGGCCTGCACAGCCTCGCCGTCGGCGGCGCCAACCTCTTCCAGAGGGGCGAGTGCGAACAGCTGCTGGTCCGCTTCAACCACGGCCACCTGTTCATCATGGCGATCAGCGACGGCTCCTGCATGGCGGTGCTCACCGCCCCGGGCACCGAGCTCAAGATCGTCGGCTTCCAGATGACCAAGCTCGTGGAGAACGTCGCCCACGTGCTCACGCCGCAGCTGCGCTCGCAGCTGCGCGAGGTCATCCAGAACTGA
- a CDS encoding DUF742 domain-containing protein yields the protein MSFRRRRSNRVRPFTFTGGRTRSRHPLMVQTLVSTSEPGQEPPGTLMPESISIYKLCRETRSLAEVSAELNIPLGVTQVLVSDLAEQDLVYIHPTITGSSPSENQVLERALRGLERLFQ from the coding sequence ATGAGCTTCCGCAGGCGAAGGAGTAACCGTGTCCGTCCGTTCACCTTCACGGGTGGGCGGACACGGTCGCGGCATCCGCTGATGGTGCAGACCCTGGTCTCGACGTCCGAGCCCGGGCAGGAACCTCCTGGCACCCTCATGCCGGAGTCGATCAGTATCTACAAGCTGTGCCGGGAGACCCGGTCGCTGGCCGAGGTGTCGGCCGAGTTGAACATCCCCCTGGGCGTCACCCAGGTCCTGGTCAGCGACCTGGCCGAACAGGACCTCGTGTACATCCACCCGACCATCACCGGCAGCAGTCCATCGGAAAACCAGGTTCTGGAGAGGGCTCTTCGTGGTCTCGAACGACTTTTCCAGTGA
- a CDS encoding GTP-binding protein codes for MSSKIVIAGGFGAGKTTLVRSVSEIPPVTTEAIMTEASIGHDDTSITPDKTTTTVAMDFGRITIDDELVMYMFGTPGQARFWFMWDDLVRGAVGAVVVVDCRRLADSFDAVDYFETNKRIPYIVALNKFEGRLEYTSEQVREALEVSPEVPIIDFDARNRLSGGEVLKTLLRYALEHNRASEPVA; via the coding sequence ATGTCGAGCAAGATCGTCATCGCCGGGGGCTTCGGCGCCGGCAAGACGACCTTGGTGCGCTCGGTGTCGGAGATTCCCCCTGTCACGACCGAGGCGATCATGACCGAGGCCAGCATCGGTCATGACGACACCTCGATCACACCCGACAAGACGACCACCACCGTCGCGATGGACTTCGGTCGCATCACCATCGACGACGAACTGGTCATGTACATGTTCGGCACACCGGGCCAGGCGCGTTTCTGGTTCATGTGGGACGATCTGGTCCGCGGCGCGGTGGGTGCCGTCGTCGTGGTCGACTGCCGGAGGCTCGCGGACTCCTTCGACGCGGTCGACTACTTCGAGACGAACAAGCGCATCCCCTACATCGTGGCGCTGAACAAGTTCGAGGGCCGCCTCGAGTACACCTCCGAGCAGGTCCGCGAGGCGCTGGAGGTCAGTCCCGAGGTGCCGATCATCGACTTCGACGCCCGGAACCGCCTGTCCGGGGGTGAGGTGCTCAAGACGCTGCTCCGGTACGCGTTGGAGCACAACCGCGCCAGCGAGCCCGTCGCCTGA
- a CDS encoding styrene monooxygenase/indole monooxygenase family protein: MRKILIVGAGHAGLHLAHGLLTHGYDVTVITGQSSMEIRTGRCSVAQFTFPTALEYERKFDLDFWSALAPQIREQKLFMYMEGGVSSAFSGSSHPGNGYSVSVDRRVKMADWLEFFEDRGGKVVIHGVTVTDLDYFSRMFDLIIVAVGHGELGQLFDNDTSRFSGARPRSIAQAHIYDVWPDPEGDDNIGWAATAQSAGNLMLIPMLGQDGPCHNLLLVDRKGGPMDAWPDRPGQEEQLRRMKDLLRKHAPDAFERIKDANLTDGRSTLVEELTPQVRNPVGKLPNGGSVLGMADVVVTMDPYTGQSWNNSTRCAQAYLEAIIERGDQPFDDDFLVAAFDRFWEFGQDNQEWAEFASTLWERELPPHLGVVMEAAARYREVGDRWIQAWDNPSDFKNWLFNPEAAMRYIEEVKERHGD; encoded by the coding sequence ATGCGCAAGATCCTTATCGTCGGCGCGGGCCACGCCGGCCTGCACCTGGCCCATGGGCTCCTCACCCATGGATACGACGTCACGGTGATCACGGGGCAGTCCTCGATGGAGATCCGGACCGGTCGTTGCTCGGTCGCCCAGTTCACCTTCCCCACCGCTCTGGAGTACGAGCGCAAGTTCGACCTCGACTTCTGGAGTGCGCTGGCTCCCCAGATCCGTGAGCAGAAGCTGTTCATGTACATGGAGGGCGGGGTGTCGAGCGCTTTCAGCGGTAGCTCGCATCCGGGCAACGGTTACTCCGTCTCGGTCGACCGCCGGGTGAAGATGGCCGACTGGCTGGAGTTCTTCGAGGACCGGGGAGGCAAGGTGGTGATCCACGGGGTCACCGTCACCGATCTGGACTACTTCTCGCGGATGTTCGACCTGATCATCGTGGCCGTCGGCCACGGTGAGCTGGGACAGCTCTTCGACAACGACACGAGCCGCTTCAGCGGTGCCAGGCCCCGCTCCATCGCCCAGGCACACATCTACGACGTGTGGCCCGACCCCGAGGGCGACGACAACATCGGCTGGGCGGCCACGGCCCAGAGCGCGGGCAACCTCATGCTCATCCCGATGCTCGGCCAGGACGGGCCCTGCCACAACCTCCTGCTCGTGGACCGCAAGGGCGGTCCGATGGACGCCTGGCCGGACCGGCCAGGCCAGGAGGAGCAGCTGCGCCGGATGAAGGACCTGCTGAGGAAGCACGCGCCCGACGCCTTCGAGCGGATCAAGGACGCCAACCTCACCGACGGCCGCAGCACACTGGTCGAGGAGCTCACGCCGCAGGTCCGCAACCCGGTGGGCAAGCTGCCCAACGGGGGCAGCGTCCTGGGCATGGCCGACGTGGTGGTCACCATGGACCCCTACACCGGACAGAGCTGGAACAACTCCACCCGGTGCGCCCAGGCCTACCTGGAGGCGATCATCGAACGCGGCGACCAGCCCTTCGACGACGACTTCCTGGTCGCGGCGTTCGACCGTTTCTGGGAATTCGGTCAGGACAATCAGGAGTGGGCGGAGTTCGCCTCCACGCTGTGGGAGCGCGAACTGCCTCCCCACCTGGGAGTGGTGATGGAGGCCGCCGCCCGTTACCGCGAGGTCGGCGACCGTTGGATCCAGGCGTGGGACAACCCCTCCGACTTCAAGAACTGGCTGTTCAACCCGGAGGCCGCCATGCGGTACATCGAGGAGGTCAAGGAGAGGCACGGGGACTGA